DNA from Petropleomorpha daqingensis:
TCCTCGCGGCCAAGTCGTTCAACGACCCCGACAAGGGTCTGTTCGTCGCGCCTCCGGTCTGATCGCGGCATGAAGTTCGCGACCTGGGAGGACGGCGGGGTCGTCACCGCCGGGGTGGTCGGCGAGCACGGGCTGCACGCCCTGCCCGCCGGCGTGACCGTGCTCGACCTCGTGCGGGCGGGGCTGCCGGCCGCGCTCGAAGCCGGGACGGCGGCGTTCTCCGCGCCGCCGGTCCCGGTCGACGCCGTCCGGCTGCTGCCGCCGCTGCAGGCGCCGACCGTGCGGGACTTCGTCGCGTTCGAGGAGCACGTCGAGGGCGTGGTGAAGGGCGTCTCCGGGGGCACCGGCGGGGTGGCGCCGGAGTGGTACCAGGCACCGACGTTCTACTTCACCAACCCGTACGCGCTCATCGGCGCGCACGACGACGTCGCGGTGCCGCCCGGCTCGCAGCGGTTCGACTTCGAGCTCGAGGTCGCCGTCGTCGTCGGCAAGGACGGCGCGTCGCTGTCGCCGGAGGACGCCCGGGACCACGTCTTCGGCTACACCGTCCTCAACGACTGGTCGGCCCGCGACCTGCAGGCCCGGGAGATGCGGGTGAACCTCGGCCCGGCCAAGGGCAAGGACTCCGCCACCACCCTCGGGCCGTGGCTGGTCACCGCCGACGAGCTGGAGCCCTACCGCGACGACGACGGCTTCCTGCAGCTGGACATGCGGGTGAGCGTCAACGGCGTCGAGATCGGCCAGGACCTGCTCTCCAACATGGGCTGGCCGTTCGAGGAGCTGATCTCCTACGCCTCCCGCGGCACCTGGGTCCGCGCCGGCGACGTGCTCGGCTCGGGCACCTGCGGCAACGGTGGCTGCCTCGGCGAGCTGTGGGGCACCCGCGGCGAGGCCGCTCCCCCGCCGCTGCAGCCCGGCGACGTCGTGGAGATGACCGTGGAGGGCATCGGCACCGTCCGCAACCGCGTCGTCGAGGGCATCGACCTGCCCCCGGTGCGCCCGGCCCGGCAGCGGCCGCGGAACCGCAAGCGCCAGTCGTGACGGTCGCGGGGAAGGTCGTCGTCGTCACCGGCGCGGGGCAGGGTCAGGGAGCCGCCGAGGCGCGGCTGCTGACCGCGCTCGGCGCGACGGTGATCGGCGTCGACCTGACCCCCGAGCCGGCCGAGGACCTGCCCGGGGTGACCTACCGGCAGCTCGACGTCACCGACGGGGCAGGCTGGACCGCGCTCGCCCACGAGCTGACGCGGGATCACGGCGTCGTGCACGGGCTGGTCGCCAACGCCGGGATCACCTGGCGGGCCCGCCTGGCCGACCTGCGGCCCGAGGACCTGTCCCGGGTGCAGCAGGTCAACGTCACCGGCACCTTGCTCGGCATCCAGGCGCTCACCCCGCTGATGACCGACGGCGGCTCGATCGTCGTCGTCGGCTCGGTCGCCGGCCTGACCGGCCACTTCCCTGCCGCGTACACCGCGTCGAAGTGGGCGCTGCGCGGGCTGGCCAAGGTCGCGTGCCTCGAGCTCGGTCCCCGCGGCATCCGGGTCAACACCGTGCACCCCGGCTACATCGAGACGCCGATGACCGCCTCGGCGGCCGCGGCGTTCCGCGCCGCGAACCTGGCCGAGACGCCGCTGGGCCGCACCGGCACCGTCGACGAGGTCGCCCCGCTGGTCGCCTTCCTGATCGGCGACGACTCCACGTTCATCACCGGCGCCGAGATCCCCGTCGACGGCGGGCTGACCGCCCACGGCGGCGTCAAGTCCATCAGCGACGCCGTCCGCTGAACCACCCCGAGAGGAACGAGCAGTGTTCGAGTACTTCCCCACCGGCCCCTACACCTGGAACCTGAGCGTCGTCGCGACGCTGAACTCCGGTGGGCTGATCGACGAGGTCGACCGGGCCTGCCGGCCGATCAAGGACGCCGCGAACGCCGGTGAGGACGCCGGCACGCCGGACTTCCTGCGGGCGTGGACGGCGCTGACCGACCAGCTCGTCGGCCAGGCCGAGGAGGCGGAGAAGGCGGGGCACACCCGCACCGCCGGGCAGCTGTACTTCCGGGCCTCCAACTACCTCGCGCAGGCCGAGCGGATGCTGGCCCACTCCGACCCGAACCGGGTGCCCACCTACAAGCGGCTGCTGGAGATCGCCCAGAAGGCGTTCGACACCCACAGCCCGCGCGTCTCGCGGGTCGAGATCCCGTACGAGGGGACGACGCTGCCGGCGTACTTCTCCGCGGCCCCCGGCGACGGCCCGAAGCCGGTGATCGTGCTCGTCAACGGCCTGGACTCGACCAAGGAGCACATGTACAGCTCCAACTTCTGGGAGGAGCTGGCCGCCCGCGGCATCTCCTGCCTGATGCTCGACCAGCCCGGCACCGGCGAGGCGCTGCGGCTGCAGGGCATCACCGCCCGGATCGACACCGAGGCCTGGGCCGGCGCGGCCGTCGACCACCTCGAAACCCGCGACGACGTCGACACGAGCCGCATCGGCATCGTCGGCTGGTCGCTGGGCGGCTACTACGCGCCCCGCGCCGCGGCGTTCGAGAAGCGCTTCGCGCTGGTCGTCGCCTGGGGCGCCAACCACAACTGGGGCGCCGTGCAGCGGCGCCGCAAGGAGCGCGAGGGCGAGCGGCCAGTCCCCCACTACTGGGAGCACGTGCTCTGGGTCTGGGGCAAGGACGGCGACGAGCACCACCTCGACGAGTTCCTCGACTTCGCCGACGGCGTGCACCTGGACGGCGTCGTCGAGCAGATCACCGTGCCGTTCCTCATCGCGCACGGCGCCAACGACCGGCAGATCCCGGTCGACTACGCGCACCGCTCCTACGAGCAGGCGGTCAACTCGCCCAAGCGCGAACTGCGGGTGTTCACGCCCGAGGAGGGCGCGACCGAGCACATCGGGCTGGACCACCTGCCGCACGTCAGCGTGTTCATCGCCGACTGGGTCGCCGACACCTTCGCCGAGCTGGACCGCTCCTGAGACGGGCGCCGCGCCCGGGTGAGCCTCGCCGGCCCCGGGCGCGGTGTCGTCAGAGCCGGGCCTGGTAGCGGGCGGCGCGCTTGACCGCGGCGGCCCGCTTGCGCTCGGACTCCTTCTGCTGCCGGACCAGGCCGGCCTCGTCGCGCACCGCCTGGGCGGTGCCGGCGGGGTAGCCGGCCTTGACCACCCGGTTCTCGACGGCCTCGGGCATGTAGGCCAGCGCGTAGATCAGCGCGAGGAAGATCCCGCCGCCGGCCGCGGCCGCCCGCAGGCCGAAGGAGGCCGGCAGCACGGTGAGCACCAGGGCGATCGGCACGGCCATCTGCACGAACGTGCGCGCCACGTGCCGCAGCGCCCAGGTGCGCGTGGTGGTGTCGTGCAGCACCCACGCGCGGTGGCGCTGCGGCAGCCGCCCGCCGAGGGCGTACCAGAGCCACCGGTGCGGAGCCGGCCGGAGGACGCTCTCCTGCTCGGTCATCGGTCCCTCCCGGTGAGCGCCTGCTGGGACGCGGCGATCACCCGGGTCAGCCGGCTCTGCAGGTCCATCAGCTCCTCGACGGGCATGCCCAGCCGCTCCACGATGCCGGCCGGGACCTTCTCGGCCTCCGCCCGCAGTGCCGTCCCCTTGTCGGTGAGGGCGAGGGCGAGGTTGCGCTGGTCCCTCGGGTCGCGCTCGCGGCGCAGCAGCCCGGCCGACTCCAGCCGCTTGAGCAGCGGGGACAGCGTGCCGGGGTCGAGCTGCAGCAGACCGGACAGGTCCTTGACCGACAGCGTCCCGTGCTGCCAGAGCGCCAGCATCACCAGGTACTGCGGATGGGTGAGGCCCAGCGGCTCGAGCACCGGCCGGTAGACGGCCACCACGGTGCGGGCGGCCACCGACAGCGCGAAGCAGACCTGGCGCTCGAGGGCGAGCAGGTCCTCGGTCGTCTCGGTGGTGGTCACGCCTCCCACGGTAGGCGCATGGCACGCCAATCGTTGGTATACCAAGCGTGCGCTTGGTCTCAGAACGGCTGGGACAGCGCTCCGAGCGCCCGACCGCTCAGCTGGTGGTGCAGCGTCGGGTCCTCGGGTGGGTCGACCTCCCACGCGGACAGCTGCAGCGACGTCTCCACGACGAGCCGGCAGCGGTCGAACCGGCGGCGGGTGAACGCCTGCAGCGCGTCCTCCACCGATCCGCCGCGGGCCAGCTCCTCGGCCAGCACCACGGAGTCCTCGATCGCGATGCCCACGCCGTAGGCGATGTGCGGCGTGGTGGTGTGCGCCGCGTCGCCGATGAGCACGGTGCGGCCGCGGTGCCACGGCTGCGGCACGAGCAGCGCGGCCAGCGAACGCTGGTCGACGTCGTCGCGCAGCAGCGCCGCGACGTCGGCCACGACGCCGCCGAACGGGGCCAGCCGCGCCCGCAGCGCCGGCAGCCGGAGCTCGGCCGGCAGCCGGGCGGCGCCGTCGTCCGGCTGGAGGAACCACAGGTAGAGCTCGTCGTCTGCGATCGGGACGATGCCGACCCGGCCCTGCGGGCCCAGGTCGTACAGGAGATAGCGGTCGACGTCCGCGGGCCGCGGCGCCGACGCCCGCCAGATCACCTGCGGTGCCGGCGTCGGCGCGGGAGCCTCCGGCAGCACCATCCCCCGGACCGTCGAGTGCAGCCCGTCGGCGCCGACCACCAGGTCGACCACCTCCGTGCTGCCGTCGGTGAGGTCGGCCTCCACGGCGTCGCCGCGGTCGCGCAGGGCGGTCACCGAGGTGCCGTAGCGGATCTGCGCACCGGCGGTGGCGGCCAGGGCCTCGCCGAGGATGCCGGCCAAGGCGACGCGGGAGATGGCCACGAACGACGGCGTCCCGGGCACGAGCGGCTCGGTGACGATCCGGTGCACCACCGTGCCGTCGGGCGCGCAGATGTTCACCGCGTCGTGCCGGTACCCGCGGTCGACGACCGCGTCGAGCAGCCCGAGGGCGTGCAGCGCGCGCAGCGGCGAGTTCTGCAGCGCCAGGCCGATGCCGACCGGGCGGTCG
Protein-coding regions in this window:
- a CDS encoding fumarylacetoacetate hydrolase family protein, translating into MKFATWEDGGVVTAGVVGEHGLHALPAGVTVLDLVRAGLPAALEAGTAAFSAPPVPVDAVRLLPPLQAPTVRDFVAFEEHVEGVVKGVSGGTGGVAPEWYQAPTFYFTNPYALIGAHDDVAVPPGSQRFDFELEVAVVVGKDGASLSPEDARDHVFGYTVLNDWSARDLQAREMRVNLGPAKGKDSATTLGPWLVTADELEPYRDDDGFLQLDMRVSVNGVEIGQDLLSNMGWPFEELISYASRGTWVRAGDVLGSGTCGNGGCLGELWGTRGEAAPPPLQPGDVVEMTVEGIGTVRNRVVEGIDLPPVRPARQRPRNRKRQS
- a CDS encoding SDR family NAD(P)-dependent oxidoreductase, whose amino-acid sequence is MTVAGKVVVVTGAGQGQGAAEARLLTALGATVIGVDLTPEPAEDLPGVTYRQLDVTDGAGWTALAHELTRDHGVVHGLVANAGITWRARLADLRPEDLSRVQQVNVTGTLLGIQALTPLMTDGGSIVVVGSVAGLTGHFPAAYTASKWALRGLAKVACLELGPRGIRVNTVHPGYIETPMTASAAAAFRAANLAETPLGRTGTVDEVAPLVAFLIGDDSTFITGAEIPVDGGLTAHGGVKSISDAVR
- a CDS encoding alpha/beta hydrolase family protein gives rise to the protein MFEYFPTGPYTWNLSVVATLNSGGLIDEVDRACRPIKDAANAGEDAGTPDFLRAWTALTDQLVGQAEEAEKAGHTRTAGQLYFRASNYLAQAERMLAHSDPNRVPTYKRLLEIAQKAFDTHSPRVSRVEIPYEGTTLPAYFSAAPGDGPKPVIVLVNGLDSTKEHMYSSNFWEELAARGISCLMLDQPGTGEALRLQGITARIDTEAWAGAAVDHLETRDDVDTSRIGIVGWSLGGYYAPRAAAFEKRFALVVAWGANHNWGAVQRRRKEREGERPVPHYWEHVLWVWGKDGDEHHLDEFLDFADGVHLDGVVEQITVPFLIAHGANDRQIPVDYAHRSYEQAVNSPKRELRVFTPEEGATEHIGLDHLPHVSVFIADWVADTFAELDRS
- a CDS encoding DUF5313 family protein, encoding MTEQESVLRPAPHRWLWYALGGRLPQRHRAWVLHDTTTRTWALRHVARTFVQMAVPIALVLTVLPASFGLRAAAAGGGIFLALIYALAYMPEAVENRVVKAGYPAGTAQAVRDEAGLVRQQKESERKRAAAVKRAARYQARL
- a CDS encoding MarR family winged helix-turn-helix transcriptional regulator → MTTTETTEDLLALERQVCFALSVAARTVVAVYRPVLEPLGLTHPQYLVMLALWQHGTLSVKDLSGLLQLDPGTLSPLLKRLESAGLLRRERDPRDQRNLALALTDKGTALRAEAEKVPAGIVERLGMPVEELMDLQSRLTRVIAASQQALTGRDR
- a CDS encoding FAD-dependent monooxygenase, encoding MRALVVGGGPAGTTAAIALARAGIEALVVEHEETDRPVGIGLALQNSPLRALHALGLLDAVVDRGYRHDAVNICAPDGTVVHRIVTEPLVPGTPSFVAISRVALAGILGEALAATAGAQIRYGTSVTALRDRGDAVEADLTDGSTEVVDLVVGADGLHSTVRGMVLPEAPAPTPAPQVIWRASAPRPADVDRYLLYDLGPQGRVGIVPIADDELYLWFLQPDDGAARLPAELRLPALRARLAPFGGVVADVAALLRDDVDQRSLAALLVPQPWHRGRTVLIGDAAHTTTPHIAYGVGIAIEDSVVLAEELARGGSVEDALQAFTRRRFDRCRLVVETSLQLSAWEVDPPEDPTLHHQLSGRALGALSQPF